One window of the Diospyros lotus cultivar Yz01 chromosome 12, ASM1463336v1, whole genome shotgun sequence genome contains the following:
- the LOC127787508 gene encoding blue copper protein 1a-like yields MASSRILIAIAVLAMVVAPAFAVEHIVGDEKGWALNFDYQAWSEGKEFRVGDKLVFKYPEGAHDVLKVDGAAFQQCAAPATAEALTSGDDVIELATPGRKWYICGIGRHCEAGKMKLAITVLPERVESPASSPSGDEAPGPNSSSAASRIALPKYAAWMAGFFGIVFMIMV; encoded by the exons ATGGCCTCGTCGCGAATCTTGATTGCCATTGCTGTTCTTGCAATGGTTGTTGCTCCAGCTTTTGCAGTTGAGCATATTGTCGGAGATGAGAAAGGGTGGGCTCTCAACTTCGATTACCAAGCATGGTCCGAGGGGAAAGAGTTTCGAGTCGGCGACAAACTAG TATTCAAATACCCAGAAGGAGCTCACGACGTCCTCAAGGTGGACGGAGCAGCTTTCCAACAATGTGCGGCGCCGGCCACGGCCGAAGCTCTGACCTCCGGCGACGACGTGATTGAACTGGCAACGCCGGGAAGGAAATGGTACATTTGCGGCATTGGCAGACACTGCGAGGCTGGAAAAATGAAGCTTGCCATAACTGTTCTGCCTGAGCGGGTTGAATCTCCGGCATCTTCGCCTTCCGGCGATGAGGCACCGGGCCCCAACTCGTCTTCGGCGGCCAGCAGGATTGCTTTGCCCAAGTATGCTGCATGGATGGCTGGGTTCTTTGGGATCGTCTTCATGATTATGGTTTGA